From a single Populus trichocarpa isolate Nisqually-1 chromosome 17, P.trichocarpa_v4.1, whole genome shotgun sequence genomic region:
- the LOC7496628 gene encoding ubiquitin carboxyl-terminal hydrolase 2 isoform X2, giving the protein MGKRANKKKARPPQKEKRVAGHSPNIVPEQANPNVEIVDGVTAVKERKLCSHFDKGFDANKLSDKIRSLDSLRCEDCREGVGDRKGAKGRGKQAKKKGSGSVDSKSQSKAIWVCLECGHLACGGVGLPTTAQSHAVRHSKQSRHPLVFQWENPQLQWCFPCNTLIPVEKTEGNGEKKDSVFEVVKTIKAQSFEQSSVDAVDVWIGRGSILSELNAEGTEATSSEGRSGHVVRGLVNLGNTCFFNSVMQNLLSMNKLRDYLNEEASLGPLSIALKKLFTDLQAEASLRNVINPKSFFGSVCSKAPQFRGYQQQDSHELLCCLLDGLSTEELIVRKRRNASKEDGIPPKHGPTFVDSAFGGRISSTVCCVECGHSSIMHEPFLDLSLPVPMKKPPIKKVQPVSRAKKTKLPPKRGGKVQPKVNKNMDSVPAQNISNPSVHSESSCQTQSSSDNTLAPDSTVPSTAVSESGIASQNSMAGIESDSKQAVETTMEQTASSFEDFWMDYVGPETTSDEHDLTSENNDLAAGWQCGDKFDIPNDGLMETCQASSIDGEPNQKPESSSVNPWEEEVPFQVQSSEVLLLPYREEGYTDGEIMKGEAEASSSFVGCEQDEAEFDGIGDLFNEPEVSAAPVAGPSLPNEVAGPVFIAGIGSESDPDEVDDTDSPVSIESCLSHFVKPELLSNDNAWECENCSKILQQQRLDAKKKQAKISSKTLLNGGETQIQSDSVSLYKDISYASEVRNFQNGDGIPNNLLNSTPEVFDSGNDSSNKKFIQAEIVQTEMEPFISQSEERKYEMNVSHSSGYYESCNGETLSGPPVDSCSVDETRGTGYTMAKDEQTGSNFSGTCESDVNEDEDKTSKKLNVKRDATKRVLIDKAPPILTIHLKRFSQDARGRLCKLSGHVTFRDVLDLGPYMDPRCVDTERYVYRLLGVVEHLGTMRGGHYIAYVRGDERNKGKADKEQGGSVWYYASDAHVREVSLEEVLRCDAYLLFYEKVSN; this is encoded by the coding sequence ATGGGGAAAAGGGCTAATAAGAAAAAGGCTCGCCCACCGCAGAAGGAGAAGCGGGTCGCTGGCCATTCTCCCAATATTGTGCCTGAACAAGCAAATCCCAATGTTGAAATTGTTGACGGAGTTACAGCagtgaaagagagaaaattgtgTTCTCACTTTGACAAGGGTTTTGATGCGAACAAATTGTCGGACAAAATTAGGTCTTTGGATTCTCTTAGGTGTGAGGATTGTCGAGAAGGTGTTGGTGATAGGAAGGGGGCTAAGGGAAGGGGTAAACAAGCTAAGAAGAAAGGAAGTGGTTCGGTTGATTCAAAATCCCAGTCGAAAGCCATTTGGGTCTGTTTAGAATGTGGGCATTTAGCCTGTGGAGGGGTTGGTTTGCCAACGACTGCTCAGAGCCATGCAGTTCGTCATTCCAAGCAGAGTCGTCATCCTTTGGTCTTCCAATGGGAAAACCCTCAACTTCAATGGTGCTTCCCATGTAATACACTAATTCCAGTTGAGAAAACAGAGGGAAATGGTGAGAAAAAAGATTCAGTATTTGAGGTTGTAAAGACGATCAAGGCGCAATCATTTGAACAGTCATCAGTGGATGCCGTGGATGTTTGGATTGGAAGAGGCAGTATTCTTAGTGAACTTAATGCAGAAGGCACTGAGGCAACTAGTTCAGAGGGAAGAAGTGGTCATGTGGTGAGAGGCTTGGTTAATCTTGGGAACACTTGCTTCTTTAATTCAGTCATGCAGAATCTTCTATCTATGAACAAGTTGCGTGACTACTTAAATGAAGAGGCATCTCTTGGGCCTTTATCAATTGCTTTAAAGAAGCTATTTACTGATCTACAAGCTGAGGCCAGTTTAAGAAATGTAATCAATCCGAAATCTTTTTTTGGGTCGGTCTGTTCCAAGGCTCCCCAGTTTAGGGGTTATCAGCAGCAAGATAGTCATGAATTGCTGTGCTGCTTACTTGACGGGCTTTCTACTGAAGAGTTGATTGTTAGAAAGCGAAGAAATGCTTCCAAGGAAGATGGCATTCCTCCAAAACATGGTCCTACGTTTGTGGATTCTGCTTTTGGGGGTCGAATTTCTAGCACTGTTTGTTGTGTAGAATGTGGGCACTCCTCAATAATGCATGAGCCATTTCTAGATCTCTCACTTCCAGTTCCAATGAAGAAACCTCCAATTAAAAAAGTCCAACCTGTCTCTCgagcaaagaaaacaaagctGCCACCAAAGAGAGGGGGGAAGGTTCAACCAAAGGTTAACAAAAATATGGATTCAGTGCCAGCTCAAAATATATCAAACCCATCAGTCCATAGTGAGTCTTCATGCCAAACACAATCTTCTTCAGATAACACTCTAGCACCAGATTCAACTGTTCCATCGACTGCGGTCAGTGAAAGTGGCATAGCTTCACAGAATTCGATGGCTGGTATTGAATCTGATAGTAAGCAAGCTGTTGAGACAACAATGGAGCAAACAGCAAGTTCATTTGAAGACTTCTGGATGGATTATGTCGGACCGGAAACTACATCAGATGAGCATGATCTTACTTCAGAAAATAATGATCTTGCAGCAGGTTGGCAATGCGGGGACAAATTTGACATTCCTAATGATGGCTTAATGGAGACTTGCCAGGCATCTTCAATTGATGGGGAGCCAAATCAAAAACCAGAATCTTCTTCTGTTAATCCTTGGGAAGAGGAGGTTCCATTTCAAGTTCAAAGCTCTGAAGTTCTTCTGCTTCCGTACAGAGAAGAGGGCTATACTGATGGGGAGATAATGAAAGGAGAAGCTGAGGCTTCCTCATCGTTTGTGGGCTGCGAACAAGATGAAGCGGAATTTGATGGCATTGGTGACTTATTCAATGAGCCTGAGGTTTCGGCAGCTCCTGTTGCAGGGCCCTCTTTACCTAATGAAGTTGCTGGACCAGTTTTTATCGCAGGAATTGGCAGTGAGTCTGATCCTGATGAAGTTGACGATACTGATTCTCCAGTGTCTATAGAGAGTTGTTTGTCTCATTTTGTAAAGCCAGAACTTCTCTCCAATGATAATGCTTGGGAATGTGAGAACTGTTCAAAAATCCTGCAACAGCAAAGGTTGGATGCAAAGAAGAAGCAAGctaaaatatcttcaaaaactttattaaatGGAGGTGAGACACAAATACAAAGTGATTCAGTGAGTTTATACAAGGACATCTCATATGCCTCTGAGGTCAGAAACTTTCAGAATGGAGATGGTATCCCTAATAACCTTCTCAACTCCACACCTGAAGTCTTTGATTCAGGTAATGattcctcaaataaaaaattcatacaaGCTGAAATTGTTCAGACAGAGATGGAACCGTTTATTTCTCAAAGTGAAGAGAGGAAATATGAGATGAATGTTTCACATAGCTCCGGTTACTATGAATCATGTAATGGAGAAACTTTGAGTGGTCCACCTGTTGATTCTTGTAGTGTTGATGAGACAAGGGGTACTGGATATACCATGGCTAAAGATGAGCAGACTGGCTCCAACTTCTCTGGAACCTGTGAGTCAGATGTGAATGAGGATGAggataaaacttcaaaaaaactgAATGTAAAGAGGGATGCAACTAAGAGGGTCCTTATTGATAAAGCACCGCCGATTCTAACCATTCATTTGAAGAGGTTCAGTCAAGATGCTCGTGGTCGTTTATGTAAATTGAGCGGCCATGTTACCTTCCGAGATGTACTTGATCTTGGACCTTATATGGATCCCAG
- the LOC7496628 gene encoding ubiquitin carboxyl-terminal hydrolase 2 isoform X3: protein MGKRANKKKARPPQKEKRVAGHSPNIVPEQANPNVEIVDGVTAVKERKLCSHFDKGFDANKLSDKIRSLDSLRCEDCREGVGDRKGAKGRGKQAKKKGSGSVDSKSQSKAIWVCLECGHLACGGVGLPTTAQSHAVRHSKQSRHPLVFQWENPQLQWCFPCNTLIPVEKTEGNGEKKDSVFEVVKTIKAQSFEQSSVDAVDVWIGRGSILSELNAEGTEATSSEGRSGHVVRGLVNLGNTCFFNSVMQNLLSMNKLRDYLNEEASLGPLSIALKKLFTDLQAEASLRNVINPKSFFGSVCSKAPQFRGYQQQDSHELLCCLLDGLSTEELIVRKRRNASKEDGIPPKHGPTFVDSAFGGRISSTVCCVECGHSSIMHEPFLDLSLPVPMKKPPIKKVQPVSRAKKTKLPPKRGGKVQPKVNKNMDSVPAQNISNPSVHSESSCQTQSSSDNTLAPDSTVPSTAVSESGIASQNSMAGIESDSKQAVETTMEQTASSFEDFWMDYVGPETTSDEHDLTSENNDLAAGWQCGDKFDIPNDGLMETCQASSIDGEPNQKPESSSVNPWEEEVPFQVQSSEVLLLPYREEGYTDGEIMKGEAEASSSFVGCEQDEAEFDGIGDLFNEPEVSAAPVAGPSLPNEVAGPVFIAGIGSESDPDEVDDTDSPVSIESCLSHFVKPELLSNDNAWECENCSKILQQQRLDAKKKQAKISSKTLLNGGETQIQSDSVSLYKDISYASEVRNFQNGDGIPNNLLNSTPEVFDSGNDSSNKKFIQAEIVQTEMEPFISQSEERKYEMNVSHSSGYYESCNGETLSGPPVDSCSVDETRGTGYTMAKDEQTGSNFSGTCESDVNEDEDKTSKKLNVKRDATKRVLIDKAPPILTIHLKRFSQDARGRLCKLSGHVTFRDVLDLGPYMDPSCYIVEHLQVC, encoded by the coding sequence ATGGGGAAAAGGGCTAATAAGAAAAAGGCTCGCCCACCGCAGAAGGAGAAGCGGGTCGCTGGCCATTCTCCCAATATTGTGCCTGAACAAGCAAATCCCAATGTTGAAATTGTTGACGGAGTTACAGCagtgaaagagagaaaattgtgTTCTCACTTTGACAAGGGTTTTGATGCGAACAAATTGTCGGACAAAATTAGGTCTTTGGATTCTCTTAGGTGTGAGGATTGTCGAGAAGGTGTTGGTGATAGGAAGGGGGCTAAGGGAAGGGGTAAACAAGCTAAGAAGAAAGGAAGTGGTTCGGTTGATTCAAAATCCCAGTCGAAAGCCATTTGGGTCTGTTTAGAATGTGGGCATTTAGCCTGTGGAGGGGTTGGTTTGCCAACGACTGCTCAGAGCCATGCAGTTCGTCATTCCAAGCAGAGTCGTCATCCTTTGGTCTTCCAATGGGAAAACCCTCAACTTCAATGGTGCTTCCCATGTAATACACTAATTCCAGTTGAGAAAACAGAGGGAAATGGTGAGAAAAAAGATTCAGTATTTGAGGTTGTAAAGACGATCAAGGCGCAATCATTTGAACAGTCATCAGTGGATGCCGTGGATGTTTGGATTGGAAGAGGCAGTATTCTTAGTGAACTTAATGCAGAAGGCACTGAGGCAACTAGTTCAGAGGGAAGAAGTGGTCATGTGGTGAGAGGCTTGGTTAATCTTGGGAACACTTGCTTCTTTAATTCAGTCATGCAGAATCTTCTATCTATGAACAAGTTGCGTGACTACTTAAATGAAGAGGCATCTCTTGGGCCTTTATCAATTGCTTTAAAGAAGCTATTTACTGATCTACAAGCTGAGGCCAGTTTAAGAAATGTAATCAATCCGAAATCTTTTTTTGGGTCGGTCTGTTCCAAGGCTCCCCAGTTTAGGGGTTATCAGCAGCAAGATAGTCATGAATTGCTGTGCTGCTTACTTGACGGGCTTTCTACTGAAGAGTTGATTGTTAGAAAGCGAAGAAATGCTTCCAAGGAAGATGGCATTCCTCCAAAACATGGTCCTACGTTTGTGGATTCTGCTTTTGGGGGTCGAATTTCTAGCACTGTTTGTTGTGTAGAATGTGGGCACTCCTCAATAATGCATGAGCCATTTCTAGATCTCTCACTTCCAGTTCCAATGAAGAAACCTCCAATTAAAAAAGTCCAACCTGTCTCTCgagcaaagaaaacaaagctGCCACCAAAGAGAGGGGGGAAGGTTCAACCAAAGGTTAACAAAAATATGGATTCAGTGCCAGCTCAAAATATATCAAACCCATCAGTCCATAGTGAGTCTTCATGCCAAACACAATCTTCTTCAGATAACACTCTAGCACCAGATTCAACTGTTCCATCGACTGCGGTCAGTGAAAGTGGCATAGCTTCACAGAATTCGATGGCTGGTATTGAATCTGATAGTAAGCAAGCTGTTGAGACAACAATGGAGCAAACAGCAAGTTCATTTGAAGACTTCTGGATGGATTATGTCGGACCGGAAACTACATCAGATGAGCATGATCTTACTTCAGAAAATAATGATCTTGCAGCAGGTTGGCAATGCGGGGACAAATTTGACATTCCTAATGATGGCTTAATGGAGACTTGCCAGGCATCTTCAATTGATGGGGAGCCAAATCAAAAACCAGAATCTTCTTCTGTTAATCCTTGGGAAGAGGAGGTTCCATTTCAAGTTCAAAGCTCTGAAGTTCTTCTGCTTCCGTACAGAGAAGAGGGCTATACTGATGGGGAGATAATGAAAGGAGAAGCTGAGGCTTCCTCATCGTTTGTGGGCTGCGAACAAGATGAAGCGGAATTTGATGGCATTGGTGACTTATTCAATGAGCCTGAGGTTTCGGCAGCTCCTGTTGCAGGGCCCTCTTTACCTAATGAAGTTGCTGGACCAGTTTTTATCGCAGGAATTGGCAGTGAGTCTGATCCTGATGAAGTTGACGATACTGATTCTCCAGTGTCTATAGAGAGTTGTTTGTCTCATTTTGTAAAGCCAGAACTTCTCTCCAATGATAATGCTTGGGAATGTGAGAACTGTTCAAAAATCCTGCAACAGCAAAGGTTGGATGCAAAGAAGAAGCAAGctaaaatatcttcaaaaactttattaaatGGAGGTGAGACACAAATACAAAGTGATTCAGTGAGTTTATACAAGGACATCTCATATGCCTCTGAGGTCAGAAACTTTCAGAATGGAGATGGTATCCCTAATAACCTTCTCAACTCCACACCTGAAGTCTTTGATTCAGGTAATGattcctcaaataaaaaattcatacaaGCTGAAATTGTTCAGACAGAGATGGAACCGTTTATTTCTCAAAGTGAAGAGAGGAAATATGAGATGAATGTTTCACATAGCTCCGGTTACTATGAATCATGTAATGGAGAAACTTTGAGTGGTCCACCTGTTGATTCTTGTAGTGTTGATGAGACAAGGGGTACTGGATATACCATGGCTAAAGATGAGCAGACTGGCTCCAACTTCTCTGGAACCTGTGAGTCAGATGTGAATGAGGATGAggataaaacttcaaaaaaactgAATGTAAAGAGGGATGCAACTAAGAGGGTCCTTATTGATAAAGCACCGCCGATTCTAACCATTCATTTGAAGAGGTTCAGTCAAGATGCTCGTGGTCGTTTATGTAAATTGAGCGGCCATGTTACCTTCCGAGATGTACTTGATCTTGGACCTTATATGGATCCCAG
- the LOC7496628 gene encoding ubiquitin carboxyl-terminal hydrolase 2 isoform X1, producing the protein MGKRANKKKARPPQKEKRVAGHSPNIVPEQANPNVEIVDGVTAVKERKLCSHFDKGFDANKLSDKIRSLDSLRCEDCREGVGDRKGAKGRGKQAKKKGSGSVDSKSQSKAIWVCLECGHLACGGVGLPTTAQSHAVRHSKQSRHPLVFQWENPQLQWCFPCNTLIPVEKTEGNGEKKDSVFEVVKTIKAQSFEQSSVDAVDVWIGRGSILSELNAEGTEATSSEGRSGHVVRGLVNLGNTCFFNSVMQNLLSMNKLRDYLNEEASLGPLSIALKKLFTDLQAEASLRNVINPKSFFGSVCSKAPQFRGYQQQDSHELLCCLLDGLSTEELIVRKRRNASKEDGIPPKHGPTFVDSAFGGRISSTVCCVECGHSSIMHEPFLDLSLPVPMKKPPIKKVQPVSRAKKTKLPPKRGGKVQPKVNKNMDSVPAQNISNPSVHSESSCQTQSSSDNTLAPDSTVPSTAVSESGIASQNSMAGIESDSKQAVETTMEQTASSFEDFWMDYVGPETTSDEHDLTSENNDLAAGWQCGDKFDIPNDGLMETCQASSIDGEPNQKPESSSVNPWEEEVPFQVQSSEVLLLPYREEGYTDGEIMKGEAEASSSFVGCEQDEAEFDGIGDLFNEPEVSAAPVAGPSLPNEVAGPVFIAGIGSESDPDEVDDTDSPVSIESCLSHFVKPELLSNDNAWECENCSKILQQQRLDAKKKQAKISSKTLLNGGETQIQSDSVSLYKDISYASEVRNFQNGDGIPNNLLNSTPEVFDSGNDSSNKKFIQAEIVQTEMEPFISQSEERKYEMNVSHSSGYYESCNGETLSGPPVDSCSVDETRGTGYTMAKDEQTGSNFSGTCESDVNEDEDKTSKKLNVKRDATKRVLIDKAPPILTIHLKRFSQDARGRLCKLSGHVTFRDVLDLGPYMDPSIYRCVDTERYVYRLLGVVEHLGTMRGGHYIAYVRGDERNKGKADKEQGGSVWYYASDAHVREVSLEEVLRCDAYLLFYEKVSN; encoded by the coding sequence ATGGGGAAAAGGGCTAATAAGAAAAAGGCTCGCCCACCGCAGAAGGAGAAGCGGGTCGCTGGCCATTCTCCCAATATTGTGCCTGAACAAGCAAATCCCAATGTTGAAATTGTTGACGGAGTTACAGCagtgaaagagagaaaattgtgTTCTCACTTTGACAAGGGTTTTGATGCGAACAAATTGTCGGACAAAATTAGGTCTTTGGATTCTCTTAGGTGTGAGGATTGTCGAGAAGGTGTTGGTGATAGGAAGGGGGCTAAGGGAAGGGGTAAACAAGCTAAGAAGAAAGGAAGTGGTTCGGTTGATTCAAAATCCCAGTCGAAAGCCATTTGGGTCTGTTTAGAATGTGGGCATTTAGCCTGTGGAGGGGTTGGTTTGCCAACGACTGCTCAGAGCCATGCAGTTCGTCATTCCAAGCAGAGTCGTCATCCTTTGGTCTTCCAATGGGAAAACCCTCAACTTCAATGGTGCTTCCCATGTAATACACTAATTCCAGTTGAGAAAACAGAGGGAAATGGTGAGAAAAAAGATTCAGTATTTGAGGTTGTAAAGACGATCAAGGCGCAATCATTTGAACAGTCATCAGTGGATGCCGTGGATGTTTGGATTGGAAGAGGCAGTATTCTTAGTGAACTTAATGCAGAAGGCACTGAGGCAACTAGTTCAGAGGGAAGAAGTGGTCATGTGGTGAGAGGCTTGGTTAATCTTGGGAACACTTGCTTCTTTAATTCAGTCATGCAGAATCTTCTATCTATGAACAAGTTGCGTGACTACTTAAATGAAGAGGCATCTCTTGGGCCTTTATCAATTGCTTTAAAGAAGCTATTTACTGATCTACAAGCTGAGGCCAGTTTAAGAAATGTAATCAATCCGAAATCTTTTTTTGGGTCGGTCTGTTCCAAGGCTCCCCAGTTTAGGGGTTATCAGCAGCAAGATAGTCATGAATTGCTGTGCTGCTTACTTGACGGGCTTTCTACTGAAGAGTTGATTGTTAGAAAGCGAAGAAATGCTTCCAAGGAAGATGGCATTCCTCCAAAACATGGTCCTACGTTTGTGGATTCTGCTTTTGGGGGTCGAATTTCTAGCACTGTTTGTTGTGTAGAATGTGGGCACTCCTCAATAATGCATGAGCCATTTCTAGATCTCTCACTTCCAGTTCCAATGAAGAAACCTCCAATTAAAAAAGTCCAACCTGTCTCTCgagcaaagaaaacaaagctGCCACCAAAGAGAGGGGGGAAGGTTCAACCAAAGGTTAACAAAAATATGGATTCAGTGCCAGCTCAAAATATATCAAACCCATCAGTCCATAGTGAGTCTTCATGCCAAACACAATCTTCTTCAGATAACACTCTAGCACCAGATTCAACTGTTCCATCGACTGCGGTCAGTGAAAGTGGCATAGCTTCACAGAATTCGATGGCTGGTATTGAATCTGATAGTAAGCAAGCTGTTGAGACAACAATGGAGCAAACAGCAAGTTCATTTGAAGACTTCTGGATGGATTATGTCGGACCGGAAACTACATCAGATGAGCATGATCTTACTTCAGAAAATAATGATCTTGCAGCAGGTTGGCAATGCGGGGACAAATTTGACATTCCTAATGATGGCTTAATGGAGACTTGCCAGGCATCTTCAATTGATGGGGAGCCAAATCAAAAACCAGAATCTTCTTCTGTTAATCCTTGGGAAGAGGAGGTTCCATTTCAAGTTCAAAGCTCTGAAGTTCTTCTGCTTCCGTACAGAGAAGAGGGCTATACTGATGGGGAGATAATGAAAGGAGAAGCTGAGGCTTCCTCATCGTTTGTGGGCTGCGAACAAGATGAAGCGGAATTTGATGGCATTGGTGACTTATTCAATGAGCCTGAGGTTTCGGCAGCTCCTGTTGCAGGGCCCTCTTTACCTAATGAAGTTGCTGGACCAGTTTTTATCGCAGGAATTGGCAGTGAGTCTGATCCTGATGAAGTTGACGATACTGATTCTCCAGTGTCTATAGAGAGTTGTTTGTCTCATTTTGTAAAGCCAGAACTTCTCTCCAATGATAATGCTTGGGAATGTGAGAACTGTTCAAAAATCCTGCAACAGCAAAGGTTGGATGCAAAGAAGAAGCAAGctaaaatatcttcaaaaactttattaaatGGAGGTGAGACACAAATACAAAGTGATTCAGTGAGTTTATACAAGGACATCTCATATGCCTCTGAGGTCAGAAACTTTCAGAATGGAGATGGTATCCCTAATAACCTTCTCAACTCCACACCTGAAGTCTTTGATTCAGGTAATGattcctcaaataaaaaattcatacaaGCTGAAATTGTTCAGACAGAGATGGAACCGTTTATTTCTCAAAGTGAAGAGAGGAAATATGAGATGAATGTTTCACATAGCTCCGGTTACTATGAATCATGTAATGGAGAAACTTTGAGTGGTCCACCTGTTGATTCTTGTAGTGTTGATGAGACAAGGGGTACTGGATATACCATGGCTAAAGATGAGCAGACTGGCTCCAACTTCTCTGGAACCTGTGAGTCAGATGTGAATGAGGATGAggataaaacttcaaaaaaactgAATGTAAAGAGGGATGCAACTAAGAGGGTCCTTATTGATAAAGCACCGCCGATTCTAACCATTCATTTGAAGAGGTTCAGTCAAGATGCTCGTGGTCGTTTATGTAAATTGAGCGGCCATGTTACCTTCCGAGATGTACTTGATCTTGGACCTTATATGGATCCCAG